A stretch of DNA from Candidatus Stygibacter australis:
TTTCGCCTTATATTGAAGGGAATTATATCGAAAATCCCAGACGATGCATTCAGGTTGGTGGTGAATCTCAGGCTGTAATAGCTAATAATCATATATCTTTGACAGATAATATGATGTCTACGGGAATAATGGTCTTTGAGGCAGTACCTTTAATTACAAATAATGTAATTGAAGGAAACATGACTTATCCATCACAAGGTATTCATGTCTTTGATGATTGTCCCGGGGTATATATCTATAATAACAGAATTTCAAGTGTGAGTAGAGGTATGGAGATTGACGGGTTTTATGGCTGTGAGATAGTTAATAACCTGGTCTATAATTGTGATACTGGTATAGTTATGACAATGGTGGATGGCCTATGTATTAATAACACAGTGGTTAATAATATTTCTTATGGTTTCTACTGTGCTTATTTTGATAGTCAGAGAATCATTAATTGCATATCCTGGGGTAACCATCCTAATATAAATACATTTGCCAGTGTGGGGATCTATAATTCCTGCTTTGAAGGTGGAATAGTAATGCCAGAGATAGATTTTGGTGGTAATACTTCCCGGTATCCCTGTTTTATTGATGAAGAAAATAATGATTATCGTTTAGCTGCACACAGTCCCTGCATTGATGCTGGAACAGCAGAAATTCCCGATCTGGAAATACCCTTGTTTGATATAGATGGCAACTTCCGAATTCAGGATGGGATCGGGGATGGTGCACTGATACCGGATATGGGCTGCTATGAGGCAGATACGGAAACCAATCCAGCCTTTATCACGGGCCGTGTGAGCCGTACTGGCGGAAATGGGGATATAGAAGATGCCTGCATAGGGGTGGGGGCACCCGTTCATCCTGATGAATCTGGTAACTATTTGATCACTACACCGGTTGGGGAGGGGACTTGTAATGTTACAGCCTGGCTAGAGAATTATTTACCAGAAACTATAGAAGATGTGATGCTGACTGGGGGGCAGACAGTTAACGGAATAGATTTTGAGCTGGAATATTATCAGCCGGAAGAATATCTGGCATTTAGTCCTGACACTCTGTTTTTTCTCACTTATGATGATATATGTCAGGATATAACAATGAAGAATATTTCTTTGGTGGACATATATGTATCAACTGTTGCCTTCGATAGCTACGATTTTATGTTTGAGAATGAATTTTCGCAGGTTCTAGCTCCTGGTGATAGTCTTTTATGTGAGATCATAATGTTGATACCTATGCCAGATGCCGGGCGTGAACTTCATTACAACACTATGTTCGTATTTA
This window harbors:
- a CDS encoding right-handed parallel beta-helix repeat-containing protein, with translation MKKVILLIFIVLIHSLMGVIINVPADQTTIHGGITAAADGDTVLVQPGLYQETINFNGKDIVVGSLFLTTADSSYIATTIIDQVANDGYIVTFANNESSAAVLTGFTIGRNTFDTNGILCEVAEPQILNNHISVAGTWGIKCDGFFLSPYIEGNYIENPRRCIQVGGESQAVIANNHISLTDNMMSTGIMVFEAVPLITNNVIEGNMTYPSQGIHVFDDCPGVYIYNNRISSVSRGMEIDGFYGCEIVNNLVYNCDTGIVMTMVDGLCINNTVVNNISYGFYCAYFDSQRIINCISWGNHPNINTFASVGIYNSCFEGGIVMPEIDFGGNTSRYPCFIDEENNDYRLAAHSPCIDAGTAEIPDLEIPLFDIDGNFRIQDGIGDGALIPDMGCYEADTETNPAFITGRVSRTGGNGDIEDACIGVGAPVHPDESGNYLITTPVGEGTCNVTAWLENYLPETIEDVMLTGGQTVNGIDFELEYYQPEEYLAFSPDTLFFLTYDDICQDITMKNISLVDIYVSTVAFDSYDFMFENEFSQVLAPGDSLLCEIIMLIPMPDAGRELHYNTMFVFTDQGIFEVPLFWDSSLMGDAIDESLPVANLELTNYPNPFNPETMFSFALNEPGNVKLEIYNLKGQKVKTLCDGWKTESELNILWQGDDQAGMPVSTGIYFARLVYDGGSYCRKCILLK